A part of bacterium genomic DNA contains:
- a CDS encoding carboxypeptidase regulatory-like domain-containing protein: protein MHRFFALLLAFTVLVVALSCGGGGKDPIIQPPPPIERDVNGVVTDSFGNPVPGLSILLDGRPTGIVTSANGSFTVPRGKFELGADRQYRLGVGKGGVVFSDSLFVPADNPSVEIRFSAAGGEQGLVKGTVYNQSTGTPVSDVLLIAFAHEGGLFYTESSGAGEYEFNLPAGIWLLLAWKDEFNPNVVTVEVQGGGESYQDVYLSPIGPPKPPDGIAVSGTVTDSKTGSPIEGALVTMTVDTGILWEDASDKPMPGTIDSGGDGGGAAPGGTGGREPAQADDAMIMPYFPSYQETYTDSAGHYSFEDDAVGYSAYITVNAEGYMPKSTWQDLSGAESEITIDLAIDPLVLTTVSGTAVDGEGEPVAGAWIEFVYQGEYGGGGGWIMPLADGTEPAMRDWVETATDAAAESGGGAAMGAPAPTAGEQGGNNGFDNPLMMKYLYEQRQQRESSQAEPMPPDYFVGYYSVQSDENGDFTIDGIAAGPYIVFANAYRHLPFSGNAEIAEDGSTTVDIVLEEVPVGSVEGDVTDEDGNPLPDVLINCVQPNQDPFTFTDSSGHYRIDNIPVGVWIVGAYAVGYRAETVEVVISEDHVLGISFSLEKYTPPQVDTVFFTGTVLDGTTGEPVEGARLYVVSGDNQYWDDSVTDGDGVFTMNLVPTDYAIDIVAEGYQNLYTRFWVDPGFPQMEFYMWPIGGPMGGGWGGIAVPGNPGPPTGGGEDEPDGGETPPGEPTEPPIPL, encoded by the coding sequence ATGCACAGATTTTTTGCTTTGCTATTGGCGTTTACCGTTTTGGTCGTTGCGCTTTCGTGCGGCGGCGGCGGCAAGGATCCAATAATCCAACCGCCCCCTCCGATTGAACGCGACGTTAACGGAGTCGTTACCGACTCGTTTGGCAATCCCGTGCCAGGTCTTTCAATACTATTGGACGGCCGTCCGACGGGAATCGTTACTTCGGCGAACGGTTCGTTTACCGTCCCGCGCGGCAAATTCGAGCTGGGCGCCGACAGGCAGTACAGGCTCGGAGTGGGCAAGGGCGGAGTGGTATTCAGCGACAGCCTGTTCGTGCCGGCGGACAATCCTTCGGTGGAAATCAGGTTTTCCGCAGCTGGCGGCGAGCAGGGGTTGGTCAAAGGAACTGTTTACAATCAATCAACAGGCACGCCCGTTTCGGACGTACTACTGATCGCTTTTGCGCACGAAGGCGGGCTTTTCTATACGGAGTCTTCAGGAGCGGGCGAGTACGAATTCAATCTTCCGGCGGGGATATGGCTGCTGCTGGCTTGGAAGGACGAGTTCAATCCCAACGTCGTAACGGTTGAAGTTCAGGGCGGGGGCGAAAGCTACCAGGACGTTTACCTTTCGCCCATCGGACCGCCAAAGCCGCCGGACGGGATAGCCGTTTCGGGTACGGTTACCGACAGCAAGACCGGCTCGCCGATCGAAGGCGCGCTTGTCACGATGACGGTGGATACCGGAATACTTTGGGAAGACGCGAGCGACAAGCCGATGCCGGGCACGATTGATTCGGGCGGCGATGGCGGCGGCGCCGCGCCGGGCGGCACCGGCGGCCGGGAGCCCGCGCAGGCCGACGACGCGATGATCATGCCCTATTTCCCCAGCTACCAGGAAACCTACACGGATTCGGCGGGCCACTACTCATTCGAGGACGATGCGGTCGGCTATTCCGCGTACATCACGGTCAATGCGGAAGGCTACATGCCCAAGAGCACTTGGCAGGACTTAAGCGGTGCCGAAAGCGAAATCACGATAGATCTCGCGATTGATCCGCTTGTTCTCACGACCGTGTCGGGAACGGCGGTCGACGGAGAGGGCGAACCGGTTGCGGGCGCGTGGATCGAGTTCGTTTACCAAGGCGAATACGGCGGGGGCGGAGGATGGATTATGCCTTTGGCGGACGGCACGGAGCCCGCGATGCGCGATTGGGTGGAAACAGCCACTGATGCGGCTGCAGAATCGGGCGGAGGCGCGGCGATGGGAGCGCCGGCGCCGACTGCGGGCGAACAGGGCGGCAACAACGGATTCGACAATCCCTTGATGATGAAGTACCTGTACGAGCAAAGGCAGCAGCGCGAATCCAGCCAGGCCGAGCCGATGCCGCCGGACTATTTCGTCGGGTATTACTCGGTTCAATCTGACGAGAATGGCGACTTCACCATTGACGGCATCGCGGCCGGGCCGTACATCGTGTTCGCCAACGCCTACCGCCACCTTCCGTTCAGTGGCAACGCTGAAATCGCCGAAGACGGCTCGACCACGGTGGACATCGTTTTGGAGGAAGTTCCTGTCGGGAGCGTCGAGGGAGACGTGACCGACGAGGACGGCAATCCGCTTCCCGACGTTCTCATCAACTGCGTCCAGCCCAACCAGGATCCGTTTACTTTTACGGACTCTTCGGGGCACTACCGCATCGACAACATTCCGGTCGGTGTATGGATTGTGGGAGCATACGCGGTCGGCTATCGCGCGGAAACGGTTGAAGTCGTAATCAGCGAAGACCACGTGCTCGGCATAAGCTTTTCGCTCGAAAAATACACGCCGCCCCAAGTGGATACCGTCTTCTTCACGGGAACCGTGCTTGATGGAACGACGGGCGAGCCTGTCGAAGGGGCGAGGCTGTATGTCGTTTCGGGAGACAACCAGTATTGGGATGACTCGGTGACGGACGGCGACGGAGTGTTTACGATGAACCTTGTCCCGACCGACTATGCAATCGACATCGTCGCAGAGGGCTACCAAAACCTTTATACAAGGTTCTGGGTCGATCCGGGCTTCCCGCAGATGGAGTTTTACATGTGGCCCATCGGAGGTCCGATGGGCGGCGGCTGGGGCGGCATTGCCGTCCCGGGCAATCCGGGGCCTCCCACGGGAGGCGGAGAGGACGAGCCGGACGGCGGTGAAACGCCACCGGGCGAGCCGACCGAGCCTCCGATTCCGCTTTAG
- a CDS encoding aminopeptidase has protein sequence MSDLRVERLADLLINYSLKVKKNDLVVIAGSVIAEPLIKEAMKAVMARGAHPTTRLAFEWQDELFFQMAADHQLSFTNPFVLHQMEKMDKFLGVWAGENSKKLTTVDPAKIAKVSQARRPISDIFSERDASGSLQWVGTIYPAAGEAQDAEMGTEEWADFCYSACLCDKPNPAKRWKEVRDHQKEMVKFLEKAKIFRIQAEGTDLTLDCTGRRWINCCGEKNMPDGEVFTAPIETATTGKIRYTVPTVYGGREVNDIELTFKAGKVVKNKAAKGGEILSAMIEQDAGAKILGEFAIGTNFGIKNYTKNILFDEKIGGTVHLALGRCYKECGGTNESALHWDMICDLRQGGTLTADGKKILVDGKILI, from the coding sequence ATGTCCGACTTGCGAGTTGAACGGCTGGCCGACCTGTTGATCAACTACAGCCTGAAAGTGAAAAAAAACGACCTGGTTGTCATTGCCGGATCGGTGATTGCGGAGCCGCTGATTAAGGAAGCAATGAAAGCGGTTATGGCGCGCGGCGCGCATCCGACGACGCGCCTGGCATTCGAATGGCAGGATGAATTGTTCTTCCAGATGGCGGCCGACCACCAGCTTTCATTCACCAATCCGTTTGTGCTGCACCAAATGGAAAAGATGGACAAGTTTCTGGGCGTATGGGCGGGAGAAAACTCGAAAAAGCTCACGACCGTCGATCCGGCGAAAATCGCGAAAGTTAGCCAAGCGCGCCGCCCGATAAGCGACATTTTCAGCGAACGCGACGCGTCCGGGTCGCTGCAATGGGTCGGCACGATTTACCCCGCGGCGGGCGAGGCGCAGGATGCCGAGATGGGAACCGAGGAATGGGCGGACTTCTGTTATTCCGCCTGCCTGTGCGACAAGCCCAATCCGGCAAAGCGCTGGAAAGAAGTGCGCGACCACCAGAAAGAAATGGTCAAATTCCTCGAAAAGGCGAAGATATTCAGAATCCAGGCCGAGGGAACGGACTTGACGCTCGACTGCACCGGCCGCAGGTGGATCAACTGCTGCGGCGAAAAGAACATGCCCGACGGCGAAGTTTTCACCGCGCCGATCGAAACCGCGACGACCGGCAAAATCCGCTACACCGTTCCGACGGTATACGGCGGGCGCGAGGTGAACGACATCGAGCTTACTTTCAAAGCCGGCAAAGTCGTCAAGAACAAAGCCGCGAAAGGCGGGGAGATACTTTCCGCGATGATCGAGCAGGACGCGGGCGCGAAAATCCTTGGCGAGTTCGCGATCGGGACGAACTTCGGAATCAAGAACTACACCAAGAACATCCTGTTCGACGAGAAGATCGGCGGAACGGTGCATTTGGCGCTCGGCCGCTGCTACAAGGAGTGCGGCGGCACGAACGAAAGCGCGCTGCACTGGGACATGATCTGCGATTTAAGGCAGGGCGGAACGCTGACCGCGGACGGAAAGAAAATTCTCGTTGACGGGAAGATCCTGATTTAG
- a CDS encoding Mrp/NBP35 family ATP-binding protein, with translation MPQPKITEEQVLAALAKVIDPDLHRDIVSLGFIENLQISGNNDVSLTIVLTTPACPMKDRMKNEAMEHLRAIPGIGRIEITMDAKVVKRDAKITPQNLLPQVGNSLAIASGKGGVGKSTVAANMAVALAKDGATVGLLDADIYGPSIPIMMGVQGHRPRISSEKKILPIEVFGVKLMSIGFLIDPDQAVIWRGPMVGAAVKQFLSDVEWGELDYLVIDLPPGTGDAQLTLVQNLEVTGAVIVTTPQKVAHSVAAKGISLFRKMNVPVLGIIENMSYYVCPDCGKEDDIFGRGGGREIAEYHDVPFLGEIPINGTLRKASDEGLPEVARDPDSAISSSFFEVSRNLAANVSKHLFESGGAAAR, from the coding sequence CTCGCCGCTCTGGCGAAAGTGATTGATCCCGATTTGCACCGGGATATCGTTTCGCTCGGATTCATCGAAAACCTGCAAATATCGGGCAACAACGACGTCTCGCTTACCATCGTGCTCACAACCCCCGCCTGTCCGATGAAAGACCGGATGAAAAACGAAGCTATGGAACACCTGCGCGCGATTCCGGGAATCGGCAGGATCGAAATCACGATGGACGCGAAAGTCGTCAAGCGCGACGCGAAAATAACGCCGCAAAACCTTTTGCCGCAGGTGGGGAACAGCCTCGCCATCGCTTCAGGCAAAGGTGGAGTGGGCAAAAGCACCGTCGCGGCGAATATGGCCGTGGCTCTGGCGAAGGACGGCGCAACGGTCGGCCTGCTCGACGCGGATATCTACGGTCCGAGCATCCCGATAATGATGGGAGTGCAAGGCCACAGGCCGCGGATATCGAGCGAGAAGAAAATCCTGCCGATCGAAGTTTTCGGCGTCAAGCTGATGAGCATCGGATTCCTTATCGATCCCGACCAAGCTGTTATCTGGCGCGGGCCTATGGTCGGCGCCGCGGTCAAGCAATTTCTGTCGGACGTCGAATGGGGCGAGCTTGACTATCTTGTAATCGACCTGCCTCCCGGAACCGGCGACGCGCAGCTCACGCTGGTCCAAAATCTCGAAGTGACCGGCGCGGTGATCGTTACCACACCTCAGAAAGTCGCTCACAGCGTCGCGGCGAAGGGCATTTCGCTGTTTCGAAAGATGAACGTACCGGTGCTGGGAATCATCGAAAATATGTCGTACTACGTCTGCCCCGACTGCGGCAAGGAAGACGACATTTTCGGGCGCGGAGGAGGGCGCGAGATCGCGGAATACCACGATGTTCCGTTTCTCGGCGAGATTCCGATAAACGGCACGTTGCGCAAGGCGTCGGACGAAGGGCTGCCGGAAGTCGCGCGCGATCCCGATAGCGCGATAAGCAGCAGCTTTTTTGAAGTATCGCGCAATCTCGCGGCGAACGTGTCGAAGCACCTTTTCGAATCGGGCGGCGCGGCCGCTCGATAA
- a CDS encoding PAS domain S-box protein encodes MNALPAVLSLVLEKNAVLVGPFVSAAHLIESLLVLGSVFFLVDAAWSAFKLIKVTNRRRAWVLLCFACIVGAALRLVDLHSHIINAPEFAWHFVADILILSVTFLASYGLRWIGPIFLSIQRADRALRESEEKYRFLVENLHDGILVIDRNCICTFTNPAFREIAEQDLTGKDLMSLVPPDQLEIVQNNWRIRQAGGQSTYEIRVKTLSGSEKFILITSSPITSESGDFEGSLAVARDVTEIRRAEKELRKSEERYRNFIQQSTEGIWRFELDSPIPVNLPNEEIARLMLERGYLAECNDAMARMYGYEHAAELAGKRMRDFFTSYEEGLSVLGRNVSNGFGITDLESHELDANGNERIFLNNVVWVSENGFLVRCWGTQRDITEKKRAEDALRESEERYRKFFEDDLSGVYISTPDGKVLDCNPAFVKMFGFGSRSDALNANMSDVYINPVDRINFIETIRSQVRIEAFESNLKRRDGTIMHVIENVIGSFDKDGNLFQLRGYISDITEQRKLQEQLSNTQKIEAIGTLAGGVAHDFNNILTGMLGYADLILETPGLEQTVRSDVLEIRKAIMRASELTSKLLAFSRMQPSQQVAVNLNSVITEMEKLIEKLLGEHITLRFVLAPDLAAIKADPMQMEQILINFAANSRDAMAAGGEFTIKTSNFELTKGFCEKRPGLTPGAGVKLSVSDTGSGMPPDVVEHIFEPFFTTKEVGKGTGLGLASVYGLVKQHNGWIEVESEPGNGTRFDVYFPSIKHEPPVKFSEEELSGPRGKETILLVEDEDIVRALAKRVLENSGYNVITALDGMEAVRTFSENKGKIDLVVMDIVMPNLGGAAAYECIREVDPDVSVLFATGYAKDAEQRRYLDFPGAQIITKPYSPSVLLRKVREMIDDSRGSSSDSGA; translated from the coding sequence ATGAACGCGCTTCCTGCCGTGTTATCGCTCGTCCTCGAAAAAAATGCCGTCCTTGTCGGCCCGTTTGTGTCCGCTGCCCACTTGATCGAGTCGCTTTTGGTTCTTGGCTCGGTTTTCTTCCTGGTGGATGCCGCATGGTCGGCATTCAAGCTCATCAAAGTTACCAACAGAAGGCGCGCCTGGGTGCTGCTGTGTTTCGCATGCATCGTGGGCGCAGCGCTGAGATTGGTTGACCTTCATTCCCACATAATCAACGCACCTGAATTCGCTTGGCATTTCGTTGCTGACATACTTATCCTTTCCGTCACATTCCTTGCGTCCTACGGCTTAAGATGGATCGGCCCGATATTTCTTTCAATACAGCGCGCCGACCGCGCGCTTCGCGAAAGCGAAGAAAAATACAGATTTTTGGTCGAGAACCTGCACGACGGAATACTTGTTATTGATAGGAATTGCATTTGCACATTCACAAATCCCGCGTTCAGGGAAATCGCCGAGCAAGACCTGACCGGAAAAGATCTTATGAGCTTGGTTCCGCCCGACCAGCTTGAAATTGTTCAAAATAATTGGCGGATACGCCAGGCGGGCGGTCAAAGTACATATGAAATTAGAGTGAAAACTTTGAGTGGTTCTGAAAAGTTTATTTTAATCACTTCAAGCCCAATAACTTCCGAGAGCGGCGACTTTGAAGGCTCGCTTGCGGTTGCGCGCGACGTCACAGAAATAAGGCGCGCTGAAAAGGAGCTTCGCAAGAGCGAAGAAAGGTACAGGAATTTCATCCAGCAAAGCACCGAGGGGATTTGGCGCTTCGAACTCGATTCGCCGATTCCGGTCAATCTTCCCAATGAAGAAATAGCGCGCCTCATGCTTGAGCGAGGTTATCTGGCCGAGTGCAACGACGCGATGGCCCGCATGTACGGTTACGAACATGCCGCGGAATTAGCCGGCAAAAGAATGCGGGATTTCTTCACGAGCTATGAAGAAGGGCTAAGCGTGCTTGGGCGCAACGTTTCGAACGGATTCGGGATAACGGACCTCGAATCGCACGAGCTGGACGCCAATGGAAATGAACGCATTTTCCTGAACAATGTCGTCTGGGTGTCCGAAAATGGTTTTCTCGTCCGATGCTGGGGCACGCAGAGGGACATTACCGAAAAGAAACGCGCGGAAGACGCGTTGCGCGAAAGCGAGGAGCGATACCGCAAATTTTTCGAGGACGATTTAAGCGGCGTTTACATTTCCACGCCCGACGGCAAGGTGTTGGACTGCAATCCCGCCTTCGTCAAGATGTTCGGCTTCGGCAGCAGGTCCGACGCGCTGAATGCGAATATGTCCGATGTTTACATAAATCCTGTCGATCGAATCAATTTTATTGAAACAATTCGCAGCCAAGTCAGGATCGAAGCTTTCGAATCCAACCTGAAGCGCCGCGACGGCACAATAATGCACGTTATCGAAAACGTGATTGGCTCCTTTGACAAGGACGGAAATCTGTTTCAGCTGCGCGGCTATATTTCGGATATTACCGAACAAAGAAAGCTCCAGGAGCAGCTCAGCAACACACAAAAGATCGAGGCCATAGGTACGCTCGCGGGAGGAGTCGCCCACGACTTCAACAACATTCTTACCGGTATGCTGGGTTACGCCGATTTGATTTTGGAAACGCCCGGTCTTGAACAAACCGTCAGATCGGACGTTTTGGAAATCAGGAAAGCCATAATGCGCGCTTCGGAATTAACCAGCAAGTTGCTTGCGTTTTCAAGGATGCAGCCTTCCCAGCAGGTCGCGGTCAATTTAAATTCCGTCATAACCGAAATGGAAAAATTGATTGAAAAGTTGTTGGGAGAGCACATCACCTTGAGATTTGTTCTGGCGCCGGACTTGGCGGCGATTAAAGCTGATCCGATGCAAATGGAGCAGATTCTTATTAACTTCGCGGCCAATTCGCGCGACGCGATGGCGGCAGGCGGCGAATTCACGATAAAGACTTCGAATTTTGAGTTAACAAAAGGATTTTGCGAAAAACGGCCCGGGCTGACGCCCGGTGCCGGAGTGAAGTTGAGCGTTTCCGACACTGGATCCGGAATGCCGCCGGATGTTGTCGAACACATTTTCGAACCTTTTTTCACTACGAAGGAAGTCGGGAAGGGCACGGGGCTTGGCTTGGCTTCGGTTTACGGGCTGGTAAAACAGCACAACGGCTGGATCGAAGTCGAAAGCGAGCCCGGCAACGGCACGAGGTTCGATGTTTACTTCCCTTCGATTAAACATGAACCGCCGGTTAAATTTTCGGAGGAGGAGCTCTCCGGCCCCCGGGGGAAAGAAACGATACTATTGGTCGAGGACGAGGACATCGTGCGCGCGCTCGCAAAACGGGTGCTGGAGAACTCGGGCTACAATGTGATAACCGCGCTGGACGGAATGGAGGCAGTGCGCACCTTCAGCGAGAACAAGGGCAAGATTGATCTTGTGGTGATGGACATTGTGATGCCGAATTTGGGCGGCGCAGCGGCGTACGAGTGTATTCGGGAGGTGGATCCGGACGTTTCGGTGTTGTTCGCGACCGGGTACGCGAAGGACGCCGAGCAGCGGCGTTATCTGGATTTCCCCGGCGCGCAAATAATCACGAAGCCTTACAGCCCCAGTGTGCTTTTAAGAAAAGTGCGGGAGATGATTGACGATTCGCGCGGAAGCAGTTCGGACAGCGGGGCGTGA
- a CDS encoding YbjN domain-containing protein: MVSNLIESWLSDMGIDPTRRDGSFMFATGSTAVVITPDDEGENAFVNIECPVLMEPRVGQHLMKELLKRNARLKLGAFALEDGCVTLSYTMPAAQGASGHFAEALRLLVKAADSADDELQAMFGGRRVADGRAAASKKA, from the coding sequence ATGGTTTCAAATCTAATCGAAAGCTGGCTTTCTGACATGGGCATAGACCCAACTAGACGGGACGGCTCGTTCATGTTCGCCACGGGAAGCACTGCTGTTGTTATTACGCCGGACGACGAAGGAGAAAACGCGTTCGTCAACATAGAATGTCCGGTGCTGATGGAACCGCGTGTAGGGCAGCATTTGATGAAAGAGCTGCTCAAACGGAATGCCAGGCTCAAACTGGGCGCGTTTGCACTTGAAGACGGATGCGTCACGCTGTCATACACCATGCCGGCGGCACAAGGGGCATCCGGGCATTTCGCGGAAGCCCTGCGGCTTTTGGTCAAGGCCGCGGACAGCGCGGATGACGAACTGCAGGCGATGTTCGGCGGGAGGCGCGTCGCGGACGGCCGGGCCGCCGCGTCAAAAAAAGCCTGA
- a CDS encoding cysteine hydrolase, with product MNPYVTSESLPGATDRWLAQIAPFNTHEMKLRRDTAALLVIDMQKFFLDPASPTFTCGGLAVLENIAALIGAFRAASRPVIYTRHVHNPDGSDLGIMDWWWPGKCWEGTPESEVHERIAPLPGEKVVAKHRYSAFYNTDLETVLRCLGVTDIVVTGIMTNMCCESTARDAYYRDYRVFFPADATGSVTEEMHVASLLNLAFGFAYVNKAAENIEQMKPAAAAAG from the coding sequence ATGAATCCGTACGTGACTTCCGAATCGCTTCCCGGGGCGACCGACCGCTGGCTTGCGCAGATCGCGCCGTTCAACACGCATGAAATGAAGTTGCGGCGGGACACGGCTGCGTTGCTCGTAATCGACATGCAGAAGTTTTTTCTCGATCCCGCATCCCCGACCTTTACATGCGGCGGGCTGGCGGTGCTTGAAAACATCGCCGCGTTGATTGGAGCGTTCCGCGCCGCTTCGCGCCCGGTCATTTACACGCGCCACGTCCACAATCCGGACGGCTCCGACTTGGGGATAATGGACTGGTGGTGGCCCGGCAAATGTTGGGAGGGCACGCCGGAAAGCGAAGTGCACGAGCGGATAGCGCCGCTGCCGGGCGAAAAGGTTGTCGCCAAGCATCGCTATTCGGCGTTTTACAACACGGACCTCGAAACGGTGCTGCGTTGCCTGGGCGTAACCGATATTGTAGTCACCGGAATAATGACGAACATGTGCTGCGAGTCCACCGCGCGCGACGCGTATTACCGCGATTATCGCGTGTTCTTCCCCGCGGACGCGACTGGAAGCGTGACGGAGGAGATGCACGTCGCATCGCTTTTGAATCTCGCGTTCGGTTTCGCGTACGTCAACAAGGCCGCGGAGAATATTGAGCAGATGAAGCCAGCCGCCGCCGCGGCCGGATAG
- a CDS encoding thiamine pyrophosphate-dependent dehydrogenase E1 component subunit alpha, whose product MAKKDSAASVVANKPDVIAGAPNGTTATLANPHRQFIPGAPRSKFAAKDFTREERADIEKIYRYIRLTRETDDRLRKLFRQGKFYGTYFAAVGMEATVVVPAFFCEPMDFVGITHRELGCFLTKGMPLRMVFAQIFSRECSEEQAKTPPFFWGWTPARILRHSSVLASQIPLSVGAALAYKMQGVGGAALCYFGEGSAAKGDFHESLNFAGVHKLPIVFVCINNWYAESLPINLSTPVEDISIRAKGYGFEGVRVDGNDTPLLYKTFKEAFRRARAGEGPTLVQCDTYRWYGHSEIDPATYRPSEEVEKWIREDPVLRIERWLLRQDWMNERDFERIKEECLAEIDEAIEWALSKNEPDAEVCLTGLYAESDGEYLNKE is encoded by the coding sequence ATGGCCAAAAAAGATTCCGCCGCCTCGGTGGTGGCGAACAAACCTGACGTGATAGCGGGCGCGCCGAATGGAACCACGGCGACGCTCGCCAATCCACACCGGCAATTTATTCCCGGCGCGCCAAGGAGCAAGTTCGCGGCGAAGGATTTCACGCGGGAAGAGCGCGCGGATATTGAAAAGATTTACCGTTATATCCGGCTGACGCGCGAGACCGACGACAGATTGCGAAAGCTTTTCCGGCAGGGCAAGTTCTACGGGACATACTTCGCGGCAGTCGGAATGGAAGCGACGGTCGTCGTGCCCGCGTTCTTTTGCGAGCCGATGGATTTCGTCGGCATCACGCACCGCGAGCTTGGATGCTTCCTGACCAAGGGAATGCCGCTTCGTATGGTTTTCGCGCAGATATTCAGCCGGGAATGCTCCGAAGAGCAGGCCAAAACCCCGCCGTTCTTCTGGGGCTGGACGCCTGCGCGAATCCTTCGCCACAGCTCCGTGCTCGCAAGCCAGATACCGCTTTCGGTCGGAGCGGCGCTGGCCTACAAAATGCAGGGAGTCGGCGGCGCGGCTTTATGTTATTTCGGGGAGGGTTCGGCGGCCAAGGGTGATTTTCACGAGTCGCTCAACTTTGCCGGCGTGCACAAGCTCCCGATTGTTTTCGTTTGCATCAACAATTGGTACGCGGAAAGCCTGCCCATAAATCTAAGCACTCCCGTCGAGGATATAAGCATCCGTGCGAAAGGTTACGGATTCGAGGGCGTACGTGTTGACGGCAACGACACTCCGCTGCTCTACAAAACATTCAAGGAAGCGTTCCGGCGCGCGCGCGCGGGCGAAGGCCCGACGCTGGTGCAATGCGACACCTACCGCTGGTACGGCCACAGCGAAATCGATCCGGCAACATACCGACCGTCCGAAGAAGTGGAAAAATGGATTCGCGAAGATCCGGTTTTGCGAATTGAACGCTGGCTGCTTCGCCAGGATTGGATGAACGAGCGCGACTTCGAGCGCATCAAAGAAGAATGCCTGGCGGAAATAGACGAGGCGATCGAATGGGCGCTTTCGAAAAACGAACCGGACGCCGAAGTTTGCCTGACCGGGCTGTACGCGGAGTCCGACGGGGAATACTTGAATAAAGAATAA
- a CDS encoding flagellar assembly protein T N-terminal domain-containing protein, producing MFKSTKAISFALFALIVAAGMVFAQADQIRVKHVSVEGVSFIEGGNTSLARNLAMEDAKRKAVEAGAGVYVKTQSEIDAMGNLNEQFLSRSQGFLGNLKIISEGVRGQEYHINIEADVFLDIILENLSDLDILDDHKVMLFIDEKTSGTPFSAATLETELMAQLIKNFIIVDRQQMDAVAAKGAVDQALKGDLGAAVALANQFGADTFIVGSAQAQLNTDMSREYNLPGFMGTYDAVVQLKVVNANTARVIFAKNYQVTGKPANSETMSANNAMVMAGQVIGKDVNVEVPKFWGAASVDGYRYRVTVNNASFSTLAAITALLQSTDGFVKITGEQFNGGVLTFDLMHKFKAINVAGLIDGKTSSGQTFRVKGFTDSSLDLSVS from the coding sequence ATGTTCAAATCAACTAAGGCAATATCGTTCGCGCTATTCGCGTTGATTGTCGCCGCGGGAATGGTGTTCGCGCAGGCCGACCAAATCCGCGTCAAGCATGTCAGCGTGGAGGGCGTGAGTTTCATTGAAGGCGGCAACACGAGCCTTGCGCGCAACTTGGCGATGGAAGACGCCAAGCGAAAGGCCGTCGAGGCTGGTGCGGGCGTTTACGTCAAAACCCAGAGCGAAATCGACGCGATGGGCAATTTGAACGAGCAGTTCCTTTCGCGCAGTCAGGGATTCCTGGGCAACCTGAAGATAATTTCGGAAGGCGTGCGCGGCCAGGAATACCACATCAATATCGAAGCGGACGTGTTCCTCGATATCATCTTGGAAAACTTGTCCGATTTGGACATCCTCGACGATCACAAAGTTATGCTCTTCATCGACGAGAAAACGTCCGGTACGCCTTTTTCCGCCGCGACTCTTGAAACGGAGCTAATGGCTCAGCTAATCAAGAACTTCATTATCGTTGATCGCCAGCAAATGGATGCGGTCGCCGCAAAGGGTGCGGTTGATCAGGCGTTGAAGGGCGACCTCGGCGCCGCCGTCGCGTTGGCCAATCAGTTCGGCGCGGACACATTTATCGTTGGAAGCGCGCAGGCGCAGCTTAATACCGATATGAGCCGCGAATACAACCTTCCCGGCTTTATGGGCACCTACGACGCGGTAGTCCAGCTCAAGGTCGTCAACGCCAATACCGCACGCGTCATCTTCGCAAAGAATTACCAAGTGACGGGCAAGCCCGCGAACAGCGAGACGATGTCCGCAAACAACGCGATGGTGATGGCCGGGCAGGTCATCGGAAAGGACGTTAACGTCGAGGTTCCGAAGTTCTGGGGAGCGGCTTCCGTTGACGGCTACCGTTACCGCGTGACCGTAAACAACGCGAGCTTTTCCACCTTGGCCGCGATTACGGCTCTGCTTCAGAGCACGGACGGCTTCGTCAAGATAACGGGCGAGCAGTTCAACGGCGGCGTGCTGACCTTCGATTTGATGCACAAGTTCAAGGCGATAAACGTGGCTGGATTGATTGACGGAAAAACCAGTTCCGGCCAGACATTCCGGGTGAAGGGTTTCACCGATTCGAGCCTTGATCTGTCCGTAAGTTGA